One window of Methanobacterium alkalithermotolerans genomic DNA carries:
- a CDS encoding type 1 glutamine amidotransferase family protein yields the protein MKVYLYVLNTLADWEIAYLTAEINSGRYLDKTKTPVELIKIGNSTEPIKTMGGITITPDEDIDNIKFEKGDLLILPGADTWSEEENKKIIDIVSSIINEKVIIAAVCGATIALANKGILNHRKHTSNDLEVLKMFCPDYAGEDFYINQPAVTDDNLITGSGLAPLEFSYEVLKRTNLMKTETLEAWYQLYKTNEPKYFYALMQSLEEA from the coding sequence ATGAAAGTTTATCTATACGTATTAAATACATTAGCAGATTGGGAAATAGCTTATTTAACTGCTGAAATCAATAGTGGCAGATATTTGGATAAAACAAAAACTCCGGTTGAGCTTATAAAAATTGGGAATAGCACAGAACCCATAAAAACCATGGGCGGTATTACAATTACTCCAGATGAGGATATTGATAATATCAAGTTTGAGAAAGGTGATTTACTTATTTTACCTGGAGCAGACACCTGGAGCGAAGAGGAAAATAAAAAAATAATAGATATTGTTTCCAGTATTATAAATGAAAAAGTAATCATTGCCGCAGTTTGTGGAGCCACCATAGCCCTGGCCAATAAAGGAATATTGAACCATAGAAAACATACCAGCAATGACCTGGAAGTTTTAAAGATGTTTTGTCCGGATTACGCCGGAGAAGATTTCTATATAAATCAACCAGCAGTTACAGACGACAATCTAATAACCGGCAGTGGCCTTGCCCCCTTAGAGTTTTCATATGAAGTATTAAAACGAACAAATCTAATGAAAACTGAAACACTGGAAGCCTGGTACCAATTATATAAAACCAATGAACCAAAGTATTTTTATGCCCTAATGCAATCCCTTGAAGAAGCATAG
- the cysS gene encoding cysteine--tRNA ligase — protein sequence MKIYNTMSREKEDFEPMHEKRVKLFVCGPTVYDDAHIGHARTYISFDIIKRYLEFKGYTVFYLQNITDIDDKIIIRALESSTDPKELALKFEKRYQEDMEALGVNGVNFFARATDHVTEIITQIETLIQKGFAYETESGVYFDESKFPNFGKLSRRNLEDLNVHRVNLDSSKKNPGDFALWKKKDQEPVWDSPWGPGRPGWHIEDTAITEEYFGPQYDIHGGGLDLIFPHHEAEIAQMEAASDKSPMVRYWMHTGFLNVSGEKMSKSLGNFITIRDLLEDYDPQIFRFFVLSTHYRSPIDFSEKTLEQAAKSLKRIQKTLEKLNELVGSSDGNDDAYFSGLLEDYQTKFFESMDNDFNTPEALAHIFNFVKELNKAFDDKKPSEKVLKDIISFFNEFGEIMGFDLAGKSDSGDISGELLDIIKDVRQKLREKKEWALSDDIRARLNDLGIDVED from the coding sequence ATGAAAATTTACAACACCATGAGCCGGGAAAAAGAAGATTTTGAGCCAATGCATGAGAAAAGGGTCAAACTTTTTGTCTGCGGCCCCACGGTTTATGATGATGCCCATATTGGCCATGCTCGTACTTATATTTCATTTGATATTATTAAGCGGTACTTAGAATTTAAAGGGTACACTGTTTTTTATTTGCAAAATATCACTGATATTGATGACAAAATAATTATCCGGGCTTTAGAATCAAGTACAGATCCAAAAGAACTGGCCTTGAAATTTGAGAAACGCTATCAGGAGGACATGGAAGCATTAGGTGTCAATGGTGTTAATTTCTTTGCCCGGGCCACGGATCATGTTACAGAAATTATAACTCAAATTGAAACCCTTATCCAAAAAGGTTTTGCCTATGAAACCGAATCTGGGGTTTATTTTGATGAATCTAAATTTCCGAACTTTGGAAAACTCTCCCGGAGAAATTTAGAGGATTTAAATGTTCACAGGGTAAATTTAGATTCCAGTAAGAAAAACCCTGGTGATTTTGCCCTATGGAAAAAAAAGGATCAAGAACCTGTTTGGGATTCACCCTGGGGACCGGGTAGGCCGGGCTGGCACATTGAGGATACGGCCATTACCGAAGAATACTTCGGGCCCCAGTACGATATTCACGGCGGCGGATTGGACCTGATTTTCCCCCACCACGAGGCCGAGATTGCCCAGATGGAGGCCGCTTCTGATAAGAGCCCCATGGTACGCTACTGGATGCACACCGGTTTTTTAAATGTTTCCGGGGAGAAAATGTCCAAATCACTGGGGAACTTCATCACCATCCGGGATTTACTGGAAGATTATGATCCTCAAATTTTCAGATTCTTTGTTTTGTCCACTCACTATCGCAGTCCCATAGATTTCAGTGAAAAAACCTTAGAACAGGCCGCTAAAAGCTTGAAGAGAATTCAAAAGACCTTGGAAAAATTAAATGAGTTAGTGGGTAGTTCTGATGGTAATGATGATGCTTATTTCAGTGGATTGTTAGAAGATTATCAGACTAAATTCTTTGAATCCATGGACAATGACTTTAATACACCTGAAGCTTTAGCACATATATTTAATTTTGTTAAAGAATTGAATAAGGCCTTTGATGATAAAAAACCTTCAGAAAAAGTATTGAAAGATATAATTTCATTTTTCAATGAATTCGGGGAAATTATGGGCTTTGATTTGGCCGGTAAGTCTGATAGTGGGGATATTTCTGGAGAATTACTGGATATTATTAAGGATGTTAGGCAGAAGCTAAGGGAAAAGAAAGAATGGGCCTTATCTGATGATATTCGGGCCCGATTGAATGATTTGGGTATTGATGTTGAGGATTAA
- a CDS encoding O-acetylhomoserine aminocarboxypropyltransferase/cysteine synthase family protein: MTNNEKKEYGLSTLGLHVGQEEPDPATGSRAVPLYQTSSYVFEDTDHAADLFALKQFGNIYTRIMNPTTDVFEKRMAAIEGGTSALAVSSGQAANTYALLNLSLPGDEIVSANNLYGGTYQLFNYTFPELGRKVKFVDSTDLDAFKNAITPKTKAIFAESIGNPKLDVPDYKAIAEIAHEAGIPFVVDNTTGVGLVRPIEHGADISVLSATKFIGGHGTSIGGVIVDSGNFDWSNGKFPGFTNPDPSYHGLKYWETFGDFPGVGNIAYTIRARVRLLRDMGAALSPFNSFLFLQGLETLDLRVQKHSENAFEVANFLKNHPAVNWVTYPGFEDDPAHKLASKYLKGGYGAIIGFGIKGGLEAGKKFIESVQLLSHLANIGDAKSLVIHPASTTHQQLTPEEQKTTGVTPDFIRLSIGLENVEDIIADINQALNKI, from the coding sequence ATGACAAATAATGAAAAAAAAGAATACGGATTAAGTACCCTGGGTCTGCATGTAGGTCAGGAAGAACCAGATCCTGCTACAGGATCCCGGGCAGTACCTCTCTATCAAACATCTTCTTATGTTTTTGAAGATACCGACCATGCTGCAGATTTATTTGCACTTAAACAATTTGGGAATATCTACACCCGGATTATGAATCCTACCACAGATGTTTTTGAAAAAAGAATGGCAGCAATTGAAGGTGGAACTTCTGCTTTAGCAGTATCCTCAGGACAGGCCGCCAATACCTATGCACTTTTAAATCTCTCTCTACCTGGAGATGAAATAGTATCTGCCAACAACCTGTATGGTGGAACCTATCAATTATTCAATTATACCTTCCCGGAACTGGGTAGGAAGGTAAAATTCGTAGATTCTACTGATTTAGATGCTTTTAAAAATGCCATAACTCCTAAAACCAAAGCAATATTTGCTGAATCCATTGGAAATCCTAAACTGGATGTTCCAGATTACAAAGCCATTGCAGAGATTGCACATGAGGCAGGGATTCCCTTTGTGGTGGATAATACCACCGGTGTGGGTCTGGTTAGACCTATTGAACACGGGGCAGATATAAGTGTTTTATCTGCCACTAAATTTATTGGAGGACACGGTACCTCTATTGGAGGAGTAATTGTAGATTCAGGTAATTTTGACTGGAGTAATGGTAAATTCCCCGGATTTACAAATCCTGATCCCAGTTATCATGGATTAAAATACTGGGAAACATTTGGAGATTTTCCAGGAGTGGGTAATATTGCCTACACTATTCGGGCCAGAGTAAGGTTATTAAGGGACATGGGGGCGGCTTTAAGTCCATTTAATAGTTTCCTTTTCCTGCAGGGTCTGGAAACACTGGATTTAAGGGTTCAAAAACACTCAGAGAACGCTTTTGAAGTGGCTAATTTCTTGAAAAATCATCCTGCAGTAAATTGGGTTACCTATCCTGGATTTGAAGATGACCCTGCCCACAAATTAGCTTCCAAATACTTGAAGGGAGGATACGGTGCCATTATAGGCTTTGGTATTAAAGGAGGTCTGGAAGCCGGGAAAAAATTCATAGAAAGCGTTCAGTTATTATCCCACCTGGCCAATATAGGGGATGCTAAAAGTCTGGTTATTCATCCTGCTTCCACCACTCACCAGCAGTTGACCCCGGAAGAGCAAAAAACCACCGGAGTAACCCCGGACTTTATAAGGTTATCCATTGGACTGGAAAATGTGGAAGATATAATTGCGGATATCAACCAGGCCTTAAATAAGATTTAA
- a CDS encoding DUF4041 domain-containing protein encodes MVKFSDHGLALIIIGLILTISVYLFFLGIPLIIIGAYFLNKKANQDENEINEKLKDKNKELANIDNKLKEKENQFANLDVEFEKRAAEKDRKIDAQLRDKKEDLANIDNTLREIEEEMAKELSLKFKEKETQLANLNNELNEKKKGLIFVDDALEMQEVGLYQPKYDFLTAVSYKEKWDEIRQKQKEHIKNKTAAICETEWRVDDSIQKGRAMTNANIKQILRNFNLDCEMAISKVKISNRENSVKRIRKSFETLNKLNERNAIKITPQYLDLKLQELDVAIEYELKKQEEKELLREAREQEREERKIQKQLDAEEKRINAQKKKLENDLNKIGAELRESSSDEEKEKLKLKIRELELALAKSNDDIEQIADRRKRTGAGYVYILSNIGSFGEDVYKIGVTRRDEPQDRVRELSNASVPFKFDSHVFIFSKEAFELEKDLHNRFDHKRVNKVNSRKEFFNITYDDVKTIVEENKELVHSFTDKPEAQEYYDTLKIEKMSSK; translated from the coding sequence TTGGTTAAATTTAGTGATCATGGACTAGCATTAATAATCATTGGTTTAATTTTGACAATATCTGTGTATCTATTCTTTTTAGGAATTCCACTGATAATAATTGGAGCATATTTTTTAAACAAGAAAGCCAATCAAGATGAAAATGAAATAAATGAAAAATTGAAGGATAAAAATAAAGAATTGGCCAATATTGATAATAAATTAAAGGAAAAAGAAAATCAATTTGCTAATTTAGATGTTGAATTTGAAAAAAGAGCAGCAGAAAAAGATAGAAAAATAGATGCTCAATTGAGGGATAAAAAAGAAGATTTAGCTAATATTGATAATACCTTAAGAGAGATAGAGGAAGAAATGGCGAAAGAATTGAGTCTTAAATTTAAAGAAAAAGAAACTCAATTAGCTAATTTAAATAATGAGTTAAACGAGAAAAAGAAAGGATTAATATTCGTAGATGATGCGCTAGAAATGCAAGAAGTTGGTTTATATCAACCAAAATATGATTTTTTAACAGCTGTATCATATAAAGAAAAATGGGATGAAATAAGGCAAAAACAAAAAGAGCATATAAAAAATAAAACGGCGGCAATATGTGAAACTGAATGGAGGGTTGATGATAGTATACAAAAAGGTAGAGCAATGACTAATGCCAATATAAAACAAATTCTTAGAAATTTCAATTTAGATTGTGAAATGGCAATAAGCAAAGTTAAGATTTCAAATAGAGAAAATTCAGTTAAAAGAATAAGAAAATCATTCGAAACGTTAAATAAATTAAATGAACGAAATGCTATAAAAATCACTCCACAATATTTGGATTTGAAATTACAAGAACTTGACGTAGCTATTGAATATGAGTTGAAAAAGCAAGAAGAAAAAGAGTTACTGAGAGAAGCAAGGGAACAGGAAAGAGAAGAGCGGAAAATACAAAAACAATTAGATGCTGAAGAGAAAAGAATCAATGCACAAAAAAAGAAGTTGGAAAATGATCTTAATAAAATAGGGGCTGAATTAAGAGAAAGTTCATCTGATGAAGAGAAAGAAAAACTAAAACTTAAAATCAGAGAATTAGAGCTAGCTTTAGCAAAAAGTAATGATGATATTGAGCAGATAGCTGATAGAAGAAAGCGAACAGGTGCAGGGTATGTATATATTTTATCCAATATAGGTTCCTTTGGAGAAGATGTGTATAAAATAGGGGTAACACGAAGAGATGAACCTCAAGATAGAGTAAGAGAATTATCCAATGCTTCAGTTCCATTTAAATTCGATTCTCATGTATTTATTTTCAGTAAAGAAGCTTTTGAGTTAGAAAAAGATTTACATAACCGATTTGATCATAAAAGAGTGAATAAAGTAAATAGTAGAAAAGAATTTTTCAATATCACATATGATGATGTTAAGACAATTGTTGAAGAGAACAAAGAGTTAGTGCATAGTTTCACTGATAAACCAGAGGCACAGGAGTATTATGATACTTTGAAAATTGAGAAAATGAGTAGTAAATAA
- a CDS encoding ATP-binding protein, giving the protein MGKKLTKYFKFGDNFEEKFAKEITQHPDITLIELVSNSWDAKATEVKIDWPIIDGLADGSVFSIKDNGHGMNEDEFFEFWTALGGDKRKNIGNAIELENKVSRKVLGRNGKGRLGLFGFSEQYKVTTWKNNEKFIFTVKKSKEKGEYAEIILESNESYEDESSGTLIECPIYGNYMGLGDLESAISTRFGADPHFKVYINNNEIKLLDLANYDKHDRTFDGNPLTIVQIPRERYNKRLSQYQVAWWVDQRCAEVNTWKQLGIPLSGKDSLENKYVFCIIADFLENHVKTDWTGFEDTETVQKVKKFVKDEISSIAKDFLQHSHRNKKIKVVKKSKENLKALNPVNQREIGEFIDVVLDQCSVGIEDLSKIVSILATMEKSTRKHELLEKLDEMDPDDMDKMVEILDKWSVEDAYTVLDELYWRLELIAKLEELVDDINTDELHQLQPLFEQGLWMFGPEYEGSTNFTSNKSLRRALREVLGVETKFEGSNKRPDFVATPEGDIWDIYGSDKLKKSKVIGYRKVLILELKKGASVITDEEIDQAKFYVKKIRTHGKLQKDTEIECYVLGSKVNPEDDEELTFGKSVIYPFTYDTIIRNAKIRTLDLKEKIKDVKGITDIGDPEIKEVLKEEQAQETFAS; this is encoded by the coding sequence ATGGGAAAAAAACTCACTAAATATTTCAAATTTGGGGATAATTTTGAAGAGAAATTTGCAAAAGAGATTACACAACATCCGGATATAACTTTAATTGAATTAGTATCTAATTCATGGGACGCAAAAGCAACTGAAGTAAAAATCGATTGGCCTATTATAGATGGTTTAGCAGATGGTAGTGTATTCTCTATAAAAGATAATGGGCATGGCATGAATGAAGATGAATTTTTTGAGTTTTGGACGGCTTTAGGTGGAGATAAAAGAAAAAATATAGGTAATGCAATTGAATTAGAAAATAAAGTCAGTAGGAAAGTACTTGGAAGGAACGGTAAAGGACGTTTAGGACTTTTTGGTTTTTCAGAACAGTATAAAGTTACTACTTGGAAAAATAATGAGAAATTCATCTTCACGGTAAAGAAATCAAAAGAAAAAGGCGAATATGCTGAAATAATACTTGAATCTAATGAATCTTATGAAGATGAGTCTTCAGGTACCTTGATTGAATGTCCAATTTACGGTAATTATATGGGGTTAGGGGATTTAGAATCTGCAATTAGTACTCGTTTTGGAGCAGATCCTCATTTTAAAGTTTATATCAATAATAATGAGATAAAATTGTTAGATTTAGCAAATTATGATAAACACGATCGTACTTTTGATGGTAATCCACTTACTATAGTTCAAATTCCTCGTGAAAGGTATAACAAACGATTATCCCAATATCAAGTTGCATGGTGGGTAGATCAAAGATGTGCTGAAGTAAATACGTGGAAACAATTGGGAATTCCATTAAGTGGAAAAGATTCTTTAGAAAATAAGTATGTTTTCTGTATCATTGCGGATTTTTTGGAAAATCATGTAAAGACAGATTGGACAGGTTTTGAGGACACTGAAACTGTACAGAAAGTAAAAAAATTTGTTAAAGATGAAATAAGTAGCATAGCAAAAGATTTTTTACAACATTCTCATAGGAATAAAAAAATTAAGGTTGTAAAAAAAAGTAAGGAAAATTTAAAAGCATTAAATCCTGTAAATCAAAGAGAAATTGGTGAATTTATAGATGTAGTTCTTGATCAATGCTCTGTAGGGATAGAAGATTTATCTAAAATAGTTTCTATTTTAGCCACTATGGAAAAATCAACTAGAAAACATGAACTTTTAGAAAAGTTGGATGAAATGGATCCTGATGATATGGATAAAATGGTAGAAATCTTGGATAAATGGAGTGTAGAAGACGCATATACTGTTTTAGATGAGCTTTATTGGAGATTAGAATTAATAGCTAAACTAGAGGAACTAGTTGATGATATAAATACTGATGAGTTGCATCAATTACAACCATTATTTGAACAAGGTCTTTGGATGTTCGGACCGGAATATGAAGGTTCTACCAACTTCACATCAAATAAATCCTTAAGAAGAGCCCTTAGAGAAGTTTTAGGTGTAGAAACCAAATTTGAAGGTTCAAATAAAAGACCTGATTTTGTAGCTACACCTGAAGGAGATATTTGGGATATTTACGGAAGTGATAAACTAAAAAAATCTAAGGTCATTGGGTATCGAAAAGTTCTAATTCTAGAACTCAAAAAGGGAGCATCTGTAATAACTGATGAAGAAATAGATCAGGCAAAATTCTATGTTAAAAAAATAAGAACACATGGAAAACTTCAGAAAGATACTGAAATAGAATGCTATGTATTAGGATCTAAGGTAAATCCTGAAGATGATGAAGAATTAACATTTGGGAAATCTGTTATTTATCCTTTTACTTATGATACTATTATTAGAAATGCTAAAATAAGGACTTTAGATCTTAAAGAAAAAATTAAAGATGTTAAAGGGATTACAGATATAGGTGATCCTGAAATTAAAGAAGTTTTGAAGGAAGAGCAAGCTCAGGAAACTTTTGCATCTTAA
- a CDS encoding DUF4013 domain-containing protein: MDIDQNIVNSLEYARSSWGKVATLGGILFVPFLILFVFIFIGAISNNGFVLGLLIFIGILIMLIAFFLVNGYFFRVIKSTLAGLDEMPDFDDWGELTVDGLKVLLVQLIYTIIFGILAVIPIFIIFLILGLIGSFLGIAGSMADPSTLSPAFLAGSGVFIWVMYLGIFLSYLIMIPVGLLYYIVTFIGISNMAYQDNMGSAFAISEIRERISSIRWGKVIIRVIATYFVTTMAVLVSYVLGLLLVGIILVPIIILPFLTIFMARSTGLLYLNE; encoded by the coding sequence ATGGATATTGATCAGAATATTGTTAATTCGTTGGAATATGCCAGATCAAGCTGGGGCAAAGTGGCCACTCTTGGAGGTATTTTGTTTGTTCCGTTTTTAATTTTGTTTGTTTTTATTTTTATTGGTGCAATTTCCAATAATGGTTTTGTTTTAGGATTATTAATTTTTATAGGGATATTAATTATGCTTATTGCCTTTTTCCTGGTTAACGGCTACTTTTTTAGAGTAATTAAATCCACTCTGGCCGGTCTGGATGAAATGCCTGATTTTGATGACTGGGGAGAATTGACAGTGGATGGTTTAAAAGTACTGTTGGTACAATTAATTTACACCATAATATTTGGTATTTTAGCCGTTATTCCTATATTCATAATTTTCCTCATATTAGGCCTTATTGGCAGTTTCCTGGGAATAGCCGGTTCTATGGCCGATCCTTCAACATTAAGCCCGGCATTTTTAGCAGGTTCTGGAGTTTTCATTTGGGTAATGTATCTGGGAATATTCTTAAGTTACCTGATTATGATTCCTGTCGGATTGTTATACTATATTGTAACATTTATTGGTATTTCCAATATGGCCTATCAGGATAACATGGGATCTGCATTTGCAATTTCCGAGATTAGAGAAAGAATAAGCAGTATCCGGTGGGGAAAAGTTATAATACGGGTTATTGCTACCTACTTCGTGACTACTATGGCCGTTTTAGTTTCTTATGTACTGGGACTATTACTGGTGGGTATAATTCTGGTTCCCATTATAATATTGCCATTCCTGACCATTTTCATGGCCCGATCTACTGGTTTATTGTATTTGAATGAGTAA